The Paenibacillus sp. YPG26 genome includes a window with the following:
- a CDS encoding dipeptide ABC transporter ATP-binding protein produces the protein MSMQEPKVEDQDNLIEVKHLKKYFPIKAGLFNRVVGNVKAVDDVSISIRKGETFGLVGESGCGKSTFGRVVLKLQSATEGEVLFNGRDVHSLNNSELRKLREEMQIIFQDPFGSLNPRFLVKDIIGEPLRVHRHMSAKEIDNRVVELMQLVGLDPTRRNRYPHEFSGGQRQRIGIARAIALNPQFIVADEAVSALDVSVQSQVINLLMKLQKEMGLTFLFIAHGLNVVRHISDRVGVMYLGKMVEVAETEELFAHPLHPYTAALLSAIPKPSPTRKRERIVLKGDVPSPANPPSGCRFHTRCPLAQEKCSQVEPLLEEALPGRQVACHFPLLEGNELKKLQ, from the coding sequence ATGAGTATGCAAGAACCCAAGGTAGAGGACCAAGACAATCTCATTGAGGTTAAGCATCTGAAGAAGTATTTCCCGATCAAAGCGGGTCTCTTCAATCGTGTTGTGGGCAATGTGAAAGCTGTAGATGACGTATCTATCTCCATTCGTAAAGGTGAGACGTTCGGACTCGTAGGTGAATCCGGATGTGGCAAATCCACCTTCGGCCGTGTGGTGTTGAAGCTTCAAAGTGCAACGGAAGGCGAAGTTCTGTTCAACGGGAGAGATGTTCACTCCCTGAACAATTCCGAGCTCCGCAAGCTTCGTGAAGAAATGCAGATTATATTCCAGGATCCATTTGGTTCTCTGAACCCTCGCTTCCTGGTTAAGGATATTATTGGTGAGCCTCTCCGTGTTCACCGCCATATGTCTGCCAAGGAAATCGACAACCGTGTAGTGGAATTGATGCAGTTGGTAGGTCTTGACCCAACGCGGCGGAATCGGTATCCGCATGAATTCTCAGGCGGTCAGCGTCAGCGGATCGGTATTGCCCGGGCAATTGCGCTCAATCCTCAGTTTATCGTTGCGGATGAGGCTGTATCGGCCCTTGACGTGTCTGTCCAGTCTCAGGTTATCAACCTGCTCATGAAGCTGCAGAAAGAGATGGGCCTTACCTTCTTGTTCATTGCCCATGGTCTGAATGTAGTTCGTCATATTTCAGATCGCGTAGGCGTTATGTATCTTGGTAAAATGGTTGAGGTAGCTGAGACGGAAGAGCTGTTCGCTCATCCGCTTCATCCTTACACCGCAGCCCTGCTGTCGGCCATTCCCAAGCCATCACCAACCCGCAAACGGGAGCGTATCGTATTAAAGGGTGATGTTCCATCCCCTGCGAACCCGCCATCCGGCTGCCGGTTCCATACCCGCTGTCCGCTTGCACAGGAGAAATGCAGTCAGGTAGAGCCGCTGCTGGAGGAGGCCCTTCCGGGCAGACAGGTTGCCTGTCACTTCCCATTGCTTGAAGGCAATGAACTGAAGAAGCTTCAATAA
- a CDS encoding DUF3343 domain-containing protein, translated as MDNWLVMAFDSTQQALRAEMLLEYAEVEMDLFPTPKEITAGCALSIQFEPGSLPVVKDIIRSERVEIRGIYSKEMQGYVTIDIGAE; from the coding sequence ATGGATAATTGGCTTGTGATGGCCTTCGATTCTACCCAGCAGGCGCTGCGTGCCGAGATGCTGCTTGAGTATGCAGAGGTGGAGATGGATCTGTTCCCGACGCCGAAGGAGATCACGGCGGGCTGTGCGCTTTCTATACAATTTGAACCTGGGAGCCTGCCGGTGGTGAAGGATATTATAAGGTCGGAGAGAGTAGAGATCAGAGGGATCTATTCGAAAGAGATGCAGGGTTATGTTACGATTGATATAGGAGCAGAGTGA
- a CDS encoding DUF4446 family protein, whose translation MLELNNLVSEQLGLIVVGTALLFILLLIWNIVQGSKLKKMRRKYEIMMAGAGVENLESLLIDLKVQLDSIEDEQEVQQQQLQSIQKLLPKQKAKIGIKRYNAFNEHGNELSFSVAFIDSQLDGIVLTGIYNRDGSYVYAKPLVKGESPYSLSPEEKDAIHLAEQEV comes from the coding sequence ATGTTGGAATTGAATAATCTTGTCAGTGAACAATTGGGATTAATCGTCGTGGGAACTGCCTTGTTATTTATCTTATTGCTCATCTGGAATATTGTTCAGGGAAGCAAGCTGAAGAAGATGCGCCGCAAATATGAGATTATGATGGCCGGCGCGGGAGTTGAGAATCTGGAGTCACTCCTCATCGACTTAAAGGTCCAATTGGATTCCATTGAGGATGAGCAGGAGGTACAGCAGCAGCAGCTGCAATCTATCCAGAAGCTCCTTCCTAAGCAAAAAGCAAAAATAGGCATTAAACGATATAATGCCTTTAATGAACATGGGAATGAACTTAGCTTCTCAGTTGCATTTATAGATAGTCAGCTGGATGGAATCGTCCTGACGGGGATCTATAACCGTGATGGTTCTTATGTATATGCGAAGCCACTCGTCAAAGGGGAGTCGCCTTATTCACTCTCTCCTGAGGAAAAGGACGCCATTCATCTCGCCGAACAAGAGGTCTAA
- the yyaC gene encoding spore protease YyaC encodes MSLTDPASTAAQEIPYLKILHTEPGIHSAIMHRLLLHFAKLTARQEIVIVCIGTDRSTGDCLGPLVGTALSKLQSSSFHLYGTLEDPVHAMNLQDTLLHIQQMHDNPFVIGIDACLGQSSSVGCIQVVHGPLRPGAGVHKELPPVGDIHLTGIVNVGGFMEYFVLQNTRLSLVMRLSDIIATSLYGAIKEWDRSFRPLVRRDEWRPFPQERVNKATPL; translated from the coding sequence ATGTCCCTTACAGATCCAGCCTCTACCGCCGCTCAGGAGATCCCCTATTTAAAAATACTGCATACTGAGCCCGGCATACATTCGGCTATTATGCACCGGCTTCTTCTCCATTTCGCCAAGCTTACAGCCAGGCAGGAGATTGTTATAGTCTGTATTGGCACGGACAGATCCACAGGGGATTGTCTTGGCCCGCTGGTTGGAACCGCCCTATCCAAGCTTCAAAGCAGCAGCTTTCATCTGTATGGCACTCTGGAGGATCCCGTACATGCCATGAATCTCCAGGATACCCTTCTTCATATTCAGCAGATGCACGATAATCCATTCGTGATTGGCATAGATGCCTGTCTGGGTCAATCATCCAGTGTAGGCTGTATTCAGGTCGTTCATGGTCCCCTTCGTCCAGGTGCAGGGGTACATAAAGAACTGCCGCCGGTCGGCGATATCCATCTTACAGGCATCGTCAATGTCGGCGGCTTTATGGAATATTTTGTATTACAGAATACCCGGCTCAGTCTGGTTATGCGTCTGTCTGATATTATCGCGACCAGCCTGTATGGGGCGATCAAAGAATGGGACAGAAGCTTTAGACCTCTTGTTCGGCGAGATGAATGGCGTCCTTTTCCTCAGGAGAGAGTGAATAAGGCGACTCCCCTTTGA
- a CDS encoding mechanosensitive ion channel family protein: protein MFFAAETAVDQAKQAAVTWKEKISDWFTNVGMWENILFSCIRIVIILVITRLFIKLIFKFIDHSLRRHEDSRLNVNPRRFVTVGELLKNVISIATNFVMIMLLLSEFGVNLAPLLAGAGVFGLAVGFGAQSLVKDVITGFFIILEDQFAVGDVIQTGTFKGTVEIIGLRTTRLVSWTGEVHIIPNGMITNVTNYSLNNALAVVDIPISSKRKLDESLDILKKSMTELKENTEALANVPNVLGVQSMTTSEYVVRIVGECLPGRRAEVEREIQSYAKEALEEAEGELAAEA from the coding sequence ATGTTCTTCGCTGCAGAGACAGCTGTGGATCAAGCAAAACAAGCAGCGGTAACTTGGAAAGAAAAGATATCAGACTGGTTCACTAATGTGGGTATGTGGGAGAACATTCTGTTTTCCTGCATAAGAATCGTCATTATTCTAGTCATCACCCGGTTATTTATCAAACTCATATTTAAATTCATTGATCATTCGCTTCGGCGTCATGAGGACAGCCGTCTTAATGTGAATCCACGCCGCTTCGTCACTGTAGGCGAGCTACTGAAGAATGTCATCTCCATAGCTACCAATTTTGTAATGATTATGCTTCTACTCAGTGAGTTCGGCGTTAACTTGGCTCCATTGCTGGCAGGGGCGGGCGTATTCGGATTAGCAGTGGGGTTCGGAGCCCAGAGTCTGGTCAAAGATGTGATTACCGGATTCTTTATTATCCTTGAGGATCAATTTGCTGTAGGAGATGTGATCCAGACAGGAACCTTCAAAGGGACGGTGGAGATCATTGGACTGCGCACAACGAGGTTGGTTAGCTGGACAGGTGAGGTACATATTATTCCAAACGGCATGATTACTAATGTAACGAACTACTCACTTAATAATGCTCTTGCTGTGGTCGATATTCCGATAAGCAGCAAGAGGAAGCTGGATGAGTCCCTCGATATCTTGAAGAAGTCCATGACTGAACTCAAAGAGAACACCGAGGCTCTGGCGAATGTGCCTAATGTGCTGGGAGTACAATCGATGACCACTAGTGAGTATGTAGTGCGGATTGTTGGTGAATGTCTGCCCGGCAGACGTGCTGAGGTGGAGCGGGAGATTCAGAGTTATGCGAAGGAGGCCTTGGAGGAAGCAGAAGGTGAGCTTGCTGCTGAGGCATAG
- the rpsF gene encoding 30S ribosomal protein S6: MRKYEVMYIIRPDLEQEALQAVVEKFQGIIQNGGEITKHDVLGKRRLAYEINKIRDGVYVLVNFTATPDVIDELERILKISDEVIRYLITKDVA, encoded by the coding sequence ATGCGCAAATACGAAGTGATGTACATTATTCGTCCAGACCTTGAACAAGAAGCTCTTCAAGCTGTAGTCGAAAAATTCCAAGGCATCATCCAAAACGGCGGGGAAATTACAAAGCATGATGTTTTAGGCAAACGCCGGCTTGCGTATGAGATTAACAAGATTCGTGATGGAGTTTACGTTCTCGTGAACTTTACTGCGACTCCGGATGTAATTGACGAGTTGGAACGTATTTTAAAAATTTCCGACGAAGTTATCCGTTATCTCATTACAAAAGACGTTGCTTAA
- a CDS encoding ABC transporter substrate-binding protein: MVKTKKWIALLATLTLFGALFVGCSNTKSNESSNTKNPTGSAVDTKKSTDKPVDGGTLTVSSFSDIVSLNPIFVADSASGDVSRFVMASLYDLDRKGNLTAEPWSLAAAPLEVSEDGKTYTVKLKKEAKWSDGQPVTADDVIFTIDTFRNPKVGSPGIGQFDKVDKLEKVDDQTVKITLKQVFAPFQYSLFNQLIPYHVLKDVKPEQLKDNPYGKDPAKTVTNGSWKWSEWKRGQYLAFEKDPSYWGQQPHIDKVVYKIYADQNTEVQALMKGDTDLIQAIPVTQVEAVKKKDGLTVLLAPGPLYEYVAFNFKPENFPDNYVPFTGVKTRQAIATALNREGMIKNILKGTGTKLNAPFLPGTWADPGSAVTEYNYDPEAAKKLLAEDGWVAGSDGILTKDGHRFSFELQYNAGNSRRQQVAAVIQQNLKEVGIEVKPKAIDFSSWAENNLTPGKFPAVLLSWSLNNPDPDGEQTYSSKYFPPNGQNMGWYKNEKLDKLWVDGYSTVDQNERKKIYEEVGKEISTDLPYVFLYQYGLPQGLGSRVKYAEADAPEASLPYGYYFHIQNWWLTQ, encoded by the coding sequence ATGGTAAAAACAAAAAAATGGATTGCCCTATTAGCAACGCTTACGTTGTTCGGTGCTTTGTTCGTAGGATGCAGTAATACCAAATCAAACGAGAGCAGCAATACGAAGAATCCAACGGGTTCAGCGGTAGATACTAAGAAATCTACAGATAAGCCGGTTGATGGAGGAACTCTGACTGTCAGCAGCTTCTCCGACATTGTATCGCTTAACCCGATCTTTGTTGCAGACTCTGCTTCAGGTGATGTGTCAAGATTCGTAATGGCAAGCCTGTATGACCTGGATCGTAAAGGCAATCTTACAGCAGAACCTTGGTCTCTAGCAGCGGCTCCTCTTGAGGTATCTGAGGATGGCAAGACTTACACAGTCAAGCTGAAGAAAGAAGCTAAATGGAGCGATGGCCAGCCAGTAACCGCGGATGATGTAATTTTTACTATTGATACTTTCCGTAATCCTAAAGTGGGTTCTCCTGGTATCGGTCAATTTGATAAAGTTGACAAACTCGAGAAAGTCGATGATCAAACAGTCAAGATTACTTTGAAGCAAGTATTTGCGCCGTTCCAATACAGCTTGTTCAATCAGTTGATTCCTTACCACGTGCTTAAGGATGTGAAGCCTGAGCAACTGAAAGATAACCCTTACGGTAAAGATCCTGCCAAGACGGTTACTAACGGTTCCTGGAAATGGAGCGAGTGGAAACGTGGGCAGTACTTGGCATTTGAGAAGGATCCAAGCTATTGGGGTCAACAACCGCATATTGACAAAGTGGTATACAAAATCTATGCGGATCAGAACACAGAAGTTCAAGCCTTGATGAAGGGCGATACAGATCTAATTCAAGCTATTCCGGTAACACAGGTTGAAGCTGTGAAGAAGAAAGATGGCCTTACCGTTCTATTGGCGCCAGGCCCACTTTATGAATATGTAGCATTTAACTTCAAACCGGAGAATTTCCCGGATAATTATGTACCATTTACTGGCGTTAAGACAAGACAAGCGATCGCTACCGCTCTTAACCGCGAAGGAATGATCAAGAATATTCTTAAAGGCACAGGTACTAAATTGAATGCGCCGTTCCTTCCAGGTACTTGGGCAGATCCAGGCTCTGCAGTAACTGAATATAATTATGATCCAGAAGCGGCTAAGAAGCTCCTTGCTGAAGACGGCTGGGTTGCAGGTTCAGATGGAATTCTGACTAAAGACGGTCATAGATTCTCGTTCGAGCTTCAATACAATGCAGGTAACAGCCGCCGTCAACAGGTTGCCGCTGTCATTCAACAGAACCTTAAAGAAGTAGGAATTGAAGTAAAACCGAAAGCAATTGACTTCTCTTCTTGGGCAGAGAACAACTTGACACCTGGTAAATTCCCAGCAGTACTATTGTCTTGGTCCCTGAACAACCCGGATCCAGATGGTGAGCAGACGTATTCTTCCAAGTACTTCCCGCCAAACGGTCAAAACATGGGCTGGTACAAAAATGAGAAGCTCGACAAGCTGTGGGTAGATGGATATTCAACAGTTGATCAGAATGAACGTAAGAAAATTTATGAAGAAGTGGGTAAAGAAATCTCCACTGACCTTCCGTATGTATTCCTGTATCAGTATGGTCTGCCACAAGGTCTGGGATCACGGGTGAAATATGCAGAGGCAGATGCACCGGAAGCTTCACTCCCGTATGGATACTACTTCCACATTCAAAACTGGTGGTTAACTCAATAA
- the ssb gene encoding single-stranded DNA-binding protein, with protein sequence MLNRVILIGRLTRDPELRYTPAGVAVTQFTIAVDRPFTSQGGEREADFIPVVTWRQLAETCANYLRKGRLTAVEGRIQVRNYENNEGKRVYVTEVIADNVRFLESNRDGGGSGQREESPAFGGGGGANRNSSSSRGNQDPFSDDGKPIDISDDDLPF encoded by the coding sequence TTGTTGAACCGTGTCATTCTCATCGGAAGACTTACCCGTGATCCAGAACTGCGTTATACCCCAGCGGGCGTGGCGGTTACCCAATTTACCATTGCGGTAGACAGGCCGTTCACCTCACAAGGCGGAGAGCGCGAAGCGGACTTTATACCGGTCGTTACGTGGAGACAGCTGGCAGAGACATGTGCCAACTACTTGCGTAAAGGTCGTCTGACCGCAGTTGAAGGACGCATTCAAGTACGGAATTACGAGAATAACGAAGGCAAACGTGTATACGTTACCGAAGTCATTGCCGATAATGTCCGTTTCTTGGAGTCGAACCGTGATGGTGGCGGAAGCGGTCAACGGGAGGAATCTCCAGCATTTGGAGGCGGTGGCGGTGCGAACCGTAACAGCAGCAGCTCCCGAGGCAATCAAGATCCATTCTCCGATGACGGGAAACCGATCGATATTTCGGATGACGATTTGCCATTTTAA
- the rpsR gene encoding 30S ribosomal protein S18, whose protein sequence is MAFKPREGGDNDKRPARRGGRNKRRKVCFFTVNKITHIDYKDTELLKKFISERGKILPRRVTGTSAKYQRLLTIAIKRSRQIALLPYTTE, encoded by the coding sequence ATGGCTTTTAAACCAAGAGAAGGCGGAGACAACGACAAAAGACCGGCTCGCCGCGGCGGCCGTAACAAACGTCGTAAAGTGTGCTTCTTCACTGTGAACAAAATTACTCACATTGACTATAAAGACACTGAGTTGTTGAAGAAATTCATCAGCGAACGCGGTAAAATTTTGCCACGCCGTGTAACCGGCACTAGCGCAAAATACCAACGTTTGTTGACAATTGCAATCAAACGCTCCCGTCAAATCGCATTGTTGCCTTATACAACAGAGTAA
- a CDS encoding ABC transporter permease yields MPTSRPLKKPPGPWMIVWKKFFRNPFAMTGLIVLLIFMAGSFLAPVITPFKPNNIDLMISNLPPGTDNHVLGTDELGRDIFSRLLYGGQISLIVGFTVAAASVIIGSLIGAVSGYFGGWIDTIFMRLVDVMNSIPLLFLNILVLAIFGSEVRYMIMILAFTSWMGIARLVRGTFLQLRETQYVEAAKAIGVSSGGIIFRHLLRNASFPIIVNATLMVGGAILSESALSYLGLGIQAPDTSWGQMLSNAQEFMLTDPIQAVYPGLCIFIVVLAVNFIGDGIRDALDPRQKAMLSQRRLKQWRKDYSK; encoded by the coding sequence ATGCCGACTTCAAGACCTCTCAAGAAGCCCCCGGGCCCTTGGATGATTGTATGGAAGAAATTCTTTCGCAATCCGTTTGCCATGACGGGACTTATTGTATTGCTGATCTTCATGGCAGGCTCATTTCTCGCGCCGGTGATCACACCCTTCAAGCCCAATAACATTGATCTGATGATCTCGAATCTCCCACCAGGGACGGATAACCATGTGCTAGGCACGGATGAGCTGGGCAGGGACATCTTCTCCAGATTGCTCTATGGCGGACAAATATCACTTATTGTCGGGTTCACTGTAGCGGCGGCATCCGTTATTATTGGTTCGTTGATTGGCGCTGTTTCAGGTTATTTCGGCGGATGGATTGATACGATTTTTATGCGTTTGGTTGATGTGATGAACTCTATTCCACTTCTATTTCTTAACATCCTGGTATTGGCTATTTTCGGCTCAGAGGTTAGATATATGATTATGATTCTTGCCTTTACCAGCTGGATGGGGATCGCACGTCTCGTACGGGGGACGTTCCTCCAACTACGTGAGACCCAGTATGTAGAGGCCGCAAAAGCTATAGGCGTATCGAGCGGAGGAATTATCTTTAGACATTTGCTTCGTAACGCCAGCTTCCCGATTATTGTTAATGCGACCTTAATGGTTGGCGGAGCCATATTGAGTGAGTCCGCATTATCCTACCTTGGACTTGGTATACAGGCTCCAGATACAAGCTGGGGTCAAATGCTGAGTAATGCTCAAGAATTTATGCTTACCGATCCGATACAGGCCGTATATCCTGGGTTATGCATTTTTATTGTAGTATTGGCCGTTAACTTTATTGGCGATGGCATTCGTGACGCTCTGGACCCTAGACAAAAAGCAATGTTATCCCAGAGGAGGCTGAAACAATGGCGGAAAGATTACTCGAAGTAG
- a CDS encoding ABC transporter ATP-binding protein, with amino-acid sequence MAERLLEVENLTTGFMTEKGFVKATDSISLTIEKGKTLCLVGESGSGKSVTSLSIMRLIDYAGGAILEGKIKFRGEDLAAKDQEHMRKIRGNQIAMIFQDPMSALNPVFSVGEQIAESLRLHQNKSDSEAWTEAVNLLRLVGIPAPEIRAKQYPHELSGGMCQRVVIAVALACKPELLIADEPTTALDVTVQAQILDLLQRLKEELGMSILLITHDMGVAAEMADRIAVMYAGAIVEEGTVEEVFANPSHPYTVGLLQSIPGFEGTRGRELYTIKGTIPGLGNLPGGCRFHPRCPHVMDKCRTQEPLNFKVGQEHSAVCWLYEDKAPVVLGRNGGEAK; translated from the coding sequence ATGGCGGAAAGATTACTCGAAGTAGAGAATCTGACAACCGGATTTATGACAGAGAAGGGGTTCGTCAAAGCGACGGACAGCATCTCTTTAACAATAGAAAAAGGTAAAACACTCTGTCTCGTGGGCGAGTCCGGCAGCGGCAAGAGTGTTACGTCCTTGTCCATTATGCGTCTGATTGATTACGCTGGCGGAGCTATTCTGGAGGGGAAGATTAAATTCCGCGGGGAAGACCTGGCCGCCAAGGATCAAGAGCATATGCGCAAGATTCGCGGCAACCAGATCGCAATGATCTTCCAAGACCCCATGTCGGCTTTGAACCCGGTATTCTCAGTGGGAGAGCAGATTGCGGAAAGTCTTAGACTGCATCAGAACAAGAGTGATTCGGAAGCCTGGACGGAAGCCGTTAACCTGCTTAGATTGGTAGGTATTCCAGCACCGGAGATTCGTGCGAAGCAGTATCCGCATGAGCTGTCGGGCGGAATGTGTCAGCGTGTCGTCATCGCGGTGGCTCTAGCTTGTAAGCCTGAGCTTCTAATCGCAGATGAGCCTACCACAGCTCTGGACGTAACGGTGCAGGCGCAGATTCTAGATCTGCTTCAGCGTCTGAAGGAAGAACTGGGCATGTCCATTCTGCTGATTACCCACGATATGGGTGTAGCGGCAGAGATGGCTGATCGGATCGCGGTTATGTATGCGGGCGCCATTGTAGAGGAGGGGACGGTAGAAGAGGTCTTCGCGAATCCTTCACATCCTTATACTGTGGGGCTGCTGCAGTCGATCCCGGGATTCGAAGGGACTCGGGGCAGGGAGCTGTATACCATTAAGGGAACCATTCCAGGCCTTGGCAATCTTCCTGGAGGCTGCCGCTTCCACCCTCGTTGTCCGCATGTTATGGATAAGTGCAGGACCCAGGAGCCACTGAACTTCAAAGTAGGCCAGGAGCATTCTGCCGTATGCTGGCTGTATGAGGATAAGGCACCTGTGGTACTTGGCCGGAACGGGGGCGAGGCGAAATGA
- a CDS encoding YjzC family protein has protein sequence MGEQTEFEPGDKAPNPGIYTEVGEARSFHTQIQNPKRVELERGDIFPETSNKNRKWKKAEKARVH, from the coding sequence ATGGGCGAGCAGACTGAGTTTGAACCCGGAGATAAAGCCCCTAACCCTGGCATTTATACTGAGGTAGGGGAAGCGCGCAGCTTCCATACCCAAATTCAAAACCCAAAGCGGGTTGAGCTCGAACGGGGAGATATCTTCCCAGAGACAAGCAATAAGAACCGCAAGTGGAAAAAGGCGGAGAAAGCCCGCGTCCACTGA
- a CDS encoding DUF951 domain-containing protein, with translation MERKIFQLGDIVQMKKNHPCGSNEMEIIRMGMDIRIKCVGCKHSVLIPRVKFEKNMKKVLRSAEGEPGSDKTSI, from the coding sequence TTGGAACGCAAAATATTTCAGCTTGGCGATATCGTTCAAATGAAAAAAAATCACCCTTGCGGCAGCAACGAAATGGAGATCATCCGGATGGGTATGGATATACGAATTAAGTGTGTAGGCTGCAAGCATAGCGTATTAATTCCAAGGGTCAAGTTTGAGAAAAATATGAAGAAGGTGCTTAGATCAGCAGAAGGGGAACCAGGGAGCGATAAGACATCCATATAG
- a CDS encoding ABC transporter permease produces the protein MTEYFIRRILQSLLVLVLVSIVTFGLIHAAPGGPTQIFLSPGLSQEAAKVQAHNLGLDQPIHIQYFKWVGGLLKGDLGYTFKNHVPVGEILWPTVGNTIILMGTAWILSLLIAVPWGIYNSTKPYGFSDQTSSFIAYIGFAMPTFWFGILLQELFALKLDWLPLSDMWTMGQEGNLSNLFMHMILPITVLTLGFLAAYSKYSRSSMLEVLEQDYIRTARAKGVKERKVIFRHALRNSLIPIITILGLDLPILVGGAALTERVFNWPGMGRLFIEMAVAREYSVLMAIALITAVVVVIGNLIADILYAIVDPRVQLGKGGKSA, from the coding sequence ATGACTGAGTATTTCATTCGTCGTATTCTGCAATCGCTCTTGGTACTGGTTCTCGTCAGTATCGTCACTTTCGGTCTGATTCATGCGGCTCCAGGCGGTCCTACTCAAATATTCCTGTCCCCTGGACTATCGCAGGAAGCGGCCAAGGTTCAGGCGCATAATCTGGGTCTTGATCAGCCGATTCACATTCAATATTTCAAATGGGTAGGCGGATTACTTAAAGGCGATCTGGGCTACACCTTTAAAAATCATGTCCCTGTTGGGGAAATTCTGTGGCCAACCGTTGGCAATACGATAATTCTTATGGGCACAGCCTGGATTCTCTCTTTGTTAATAGCGGTACCATGGGGAATTTATAACAGCACCAAGCCATACGGATTCTCGGATCAAACATCCTCATTTATTGCTTATATTGGCTTTGCCATGCCAACCTTCTGGTTCGGTATACTCTTACAGGAATTGTTTGCTCTAAAGCTGGACTGGCTGCCGCTCTCCGATATGTGGACGATGGGCCAAGAGGGGAACCTGTCCAATCTGTTCATGCATATGATTCTGCCGATCACCGTCCTGACACTGGGGTTCCTGGCGGCTTACTCCAAATATTCACGTTCCAGTATGCTTGAAGTGCTTGAACAGGATTATATCCGTACCGCACGAGCCAAAGGCGTTAAGGAACGTAAAGTTATTTTCCGGCATGCGCTTCGAAATTCACTCATTCCGATCATTACCATTCTCGGGCTTGATCTGCCTATTCTCGTTGGGGGTGCGGCACTAACGGAACGGGTATTCAACTGGCCGGGTATGGGACGCCTATTTATTGAGATGGCTGTAGCCCGTGAATACTCTGTACTCATGGCTATCGCCTTAATTACCGCGGTTGTAGTGGTCATCGGTAACTTGATTGCCGATATTCTATACGCTATTGTTGACCCTCGGGTTCAGCTGGGCAAAGGAGGGAAATCGGCATGA